One Oryza glaberrima chromosome 11, OglaRS2, whole genome shotgun sequence genomic region harbors:
- the LOC127755024 gene encoding putative disease resistance protein RGA1 isoform X4: MTGLFASSALKWAIDNISSLLPPAAGSSQGLDVLEELRKLGRTMRRIHATLHDAEQRWNIREESAKLRLEELKELAYDAEDVVEEYEYEVNRRKVEALERLATVHGGGGGGASKRKREEVHEEHFSTESGIVPVPSELADRTRTVIQRFCEIKDYCDSFSLSDNDGDRRIVPDINAMRQTSSFVFAPRILGREKDMENVIAKLLSGEGSRVGGCMSVLAIVGMGGLGKTTLAQLVYNDPTVQQSFDLYGWVYVSECFDVSNITRKIISSLTQNNCDHIQSGELQGALANRIKDKRVFLVLDDIWNERSDYWELLITPMFASRCCDIIVTTRNERVARLVQTKQIYNLNSLSPDESWSLFKQTTFIEQENISPANLVEIARMVSEKCKGLPLVIKTVGSILRFETDEIKWRDVLQSELWDLEQTQNEVLPVLELSYKHMPIYLKQCFVALSLYPKYYYLDENMVVWLWKLLGLLQSDEIYNRDEIGKLYFNELVQRSLLQSSIHGQKVMHDLVHDLACFLAGEEFFRLEEDKQTEVPRGARYMSIMPKPLSKKRIQISNSSQSLRAIIVIMGDIDIVNPEVLFTHCKKLRIIYVVQGSVQKALLDFIGGMKLLRHLTLSGCFVDIRELRNMNKIRKLCIRGLRNVPSIIHADEAHLQSKRNLEVLELDFDEFFLHKDFVELRSCEHTEHRDANEAAVTLSRGQLLEKLRPHCQSLKVLRIQNLNHGNYPSWLGSASFSKLTELKLQACQSQHLPTLGELPSLKSLDIRQMVRVEHIGHEFCSLDRRFKGFPALRDLSFHGMNRLSEWSGVEDGEFPRLEALLFWDAFELRSLPLVPFLSLREFTLIDCRNLVTFPASATLQELNISICEKLKELPSLPSLQSLHLFNCPSLVAFGHFPSLTILYLADPFKEEILHRLVNSHLRMEELTISSNTLKSICLEPQSLPSLRSLEIRCPNLQCCDTLASISSLKKLNISACPRLHVPNSLRSQLEELYTAESF, from the exons ATGACCGGACTGTTCGCGTCCTCGGCCCTGAAATGGGCCATCGACAACATCTCCTccctgctgccgccggcggcggggtcgagCCAGGGCCTGGACGTGCTGGAGGAGCTCCGGAAGCTGGGGCGGACCATGCGGCGGATCCACGCCACGCTGCACGACGCGGAGCAGCGCTGGAACATCCGCGAGGAGTCCGCCAAGCTGCGGCTGGAGGAGCTCAAGGAGCTCGCCTACGACGCCGAGGACGTGGTGGAGGAGTACGAGTACGAGGTGAACCGGCGCAAGGTGGAGGCGCTCGAGCGCCTCGCCACCgttcatggcggcggcggcggcggcgccagcaagCGCAAGCGCGAGgag gtaCATGAAGAGCACTTCTCCACTGAGTCTGGAATAGTTCCAGTTCCAAGTGAGTTGGCTGACAGAACAAGAACAGTTATTCAGAGATTCTGTGAGATCAAAGACTACTGCGATAGTTTTAGTTTGTCTGATAATGATGGGGACAGAAGGATTGTCCCTGATATCAATGCTATGCGGCAGACTAGCTCTTTTGTATTTGCACCCAGAATTCTTGGAAGAGAGAAAGACATGGAGAATGTTATCGCAAAATTGCTCTCTGGGGAAGGCAGCCGTGTTGGAGGTTGCATGTCTGTTTTGGCCATTGTTGGTATGGGAGGATTGGGTAAAACAACACTGGCACAGCTTGTGTACAATGACCCAACAGTGCAGCAATCTTTCGATCTTTACGGATGGGTTTATGTCTCGGAGTGTTTTGATGTTAGCAACATAACACGCAAGATCATCAGTTCGCTAACACAGAATAATTGTGATCATATACAATCTGGAGAGCTGCAGGGGGCATTGGCAAACCGGATAAAGGACAAGAGGGTTTTCCTTGTCTTGGATGACATATGGAATGAGCGAAGCGACTACTGGGAGTTGTTGATCACACCGATGTTTGCTTCTAGGTGTTGCGATATTATAGTAACCACTCGAAATGAGAGAGTGGCAAGGTTGGtgcaaacaaaacaaatctaCAATCTAAACAGCTTAAGTCCTGATGAGAGTTGGTCATTGTTCAAGCAAACAACATTTATTGAGCAAGAAAATATCAGTCCAGCAAACCTGGTGGAGATTGCTAGGATGGTATCTGAAAAATGCAAGGGGTTACCATTGGTAATCAAGACTGTGGGGAGCATATTGCGATTTGAAACCGATGAAATTAAATGGAGGGATGTCTTACAAAGTGAGTTATGGGACTTGGAGCAGACGCAGAACGAGGTTTTGCCAGTGTTGGAGTTGAGCTACAAGCACATGCCGATATACCTGAAACAGTGCTTTGTTGCCCTTTCTCTATATCCAAAATATTATTATCTTGATGAAAACATGGTGGTTTGGTTGTGGAAACTACTTGGTTTACTTCAAAGCGATGAAATTTATAACAGGGATGAAATTGGAAAGTTATATTTCAATGAATTGGTTCAGCGATCATTGCTTCAAAGTTCTATCCATGGACAGAAGGTCATGCATGATCTTGTCCATGATCTTGCATGCTTTCTTGCAGGGGAAGAGTTCTTTAGACTTGAGGAAGATAAACAAACTGAAGTTCCACGGGGCGCTCGATACATGTCCATAATGCCAAAACCACTATCTAAGAAGAGAATTCAAATATCAAATTCCTCACAATCTCTCAGAGCCATCATAGTGATAATGGGTGATATTGATATCGTAAATCCAGAAGTGTTGTTTACGCACTGTAAGAAGCTTCGGATCATTTATGTCGTACAGGGCAGTGTTCAAAAGGCACTACTTGACTTCATAGGTGGCATGAAACTACTACGCCATCTCACTCTATCAGG TTGCTTTGTTGACATAAGAGAGTTGAGGAATATGAACAAAATAAGGAAGTTGTGTATTCGTGGACTGCGTAATGTACCTAGTATCATACATGCAGATGAAGCTCATTTACAAAGTAAAAGGAACCTTGAGGTACTAGAGTTAGATTTTGACGAATTCTTTCTTCATAAAGATTTCGTCGAATTGAGAAGTTGTGAACATACAGAGCATCGTGACGCTAATGAAGCTGCTGTTACTCTATCCCGAGGCCAATTACTTGAGAAACTACGACCACACTGTCAAAGCCTCAAGGTACTGAGAATACAAAACTTGAACCATGGAAACTACCCCAGCTGGTTGGGCAGTGCTTCCTTTTCCAAGTTAACTGAACTGAAGTTACAGGCTTGTCAATCACAACACCTTCCAACACTTGGTGAGCTGCCTTCTCTCAAATCCCTTGATATACGCCAAATGGTGCGTGTGGAACACATTGGCCATGAGTTTTGCAGCCTTGATCGAAGATTCAAAGGGTTCCCTGCATTACGAGACTTGAGTTTTCATGGTATGAATCGATTGTCAGAGTGGTCTGGAGTGGAGGATGGTGAGTTTCCACGGTTGGAAGCCCTGTTGTTCTGGGATGCCTTTGAATTGAGGTCTCTACCATTGGTGCCCTTCTTGTCCTTGCGCGAGTTTACCCTAATTGATTGCAGAAATCTTGTTACTTTTCCTGCCTCAGCTACCCTGCAGGAGCTAAACATATCGATTTGTGAGAAACTGAAGGAACTGCCATCCCTCCCATCACTCCAGTCATTGCATCTGTTTAATTGTCCAAGCTTGGTTGCATTTGGTCACTTTCCCTCGCTCACCATCTTATATCTAGCTGATCCATTCAAAGAAGAGATACTTCACAGGTTGGTGAATTCACACTTGAGGATGGAAGAACTAACAATTTCGTCCAACACCTTGAAGTCAATATGTCTTGAGCCACAGAGCTTGCCTTCACTTAGATCGCTAGAGATAAGATGCCCTAATTTACAGTGCTGTGACACACTTGCCAGCATCAGTTCCCTCAAGAAACTAAACATAAGTGCTTGTCCACGACTTCATGTACCTAATTCGCTTCGAAGCCAGCTGGAAGAGCTGTATACTGCTGAATCGTTCTAA